The nucleotide window GTTTTGGAAATTTCGAAATATTTGCCTCTAGAAATGATATTACAAACCTAAAAATACTTACAGATTATACTATAAAACATCATTTTACGCATTTAGGGAAACCATCAAAAGAAACATACGTTCAATTCTTTAGTGAAGTTGCAAACCGAACTTTAGACATGATTATTGATTGGCAAAGAGTTGGTTTTGTGCATGGAGTTATGAATACAGATAACATGTCTATCTTAGGTTTAACCATAGATTATGGCCCTTATGGATGGCTAGAAGGTTTCGATTTTGGTTGGACACCAAACACCACAGATAGACGAAATAAAAGGTACAGATATGGAAACCAACCAAATATTGGGTTATGGAATTTATATCAACTTGCAAACGCCTTATATCCTTTAATTGAAGATGCAGGCCCATTAGAAGCCATTTTAAATCAATATAAAGTTGATTTTGAAAAAAAATCTTTACTGATGATGAAAAGTAAATTAGGCTTATTTGTTTCTGATGAAGATGACACGAATTTGATTCAAGAACTAGAAGATACTTTGCAATTAGTAGAAACAGATATGACTATTTTCTTTCGAAATTTAAGTAATTTTTCAAATTATAAAAAAGGTTTTAAACTTATTGAAAATGCTTTTTATGATTTAGAAAATATTTCTGATGATGTACACAATAGATGGAATACTTGGTTCAAAAAATATGGAGAAAGGTTAGCCATAGAAAGAGTTTCTATTGATGAACGTAAAGCAAAAATGGATGCTACGAACCCTAAATACGTTTTAAGAAATTATATGGCTCAATTGGCTATTGATGATGCAAATAATGGCGATTATACCTTAATAGATGAATTGTTTCAATTATTAAGAAATCCATTTGGAGAACAGCCAGAAAACGAAAAATGGTTTGCAAAAAGACCTGAATGGGCTAGAGATAAAGTAGGTTGTTCTATGTTATCTTGTAGTTCTTAACTAAAATAAATATTTATGAAAGCAATTTGGAATAATGAAATTATAGCAGAAAGTAATGATACTGTAGTTGTAGAAAACAATCATTATTTTCCAGAAGATAGTATCAAAAAAGACTTTTTTATACCAAGTACAACAAGAACAACTTGCCCATGGAAAGGCGAAGCTTCTTATTATACATTAATGGTAAATGGTAAAGAAAATAAAGATGCTGCTTGGTTTTATGGTCGTCCTTTTGAAGCTGCCAACAATATTAAAAATAGAGTTGCTTTCTGGAAAGGTGTAAAAGTTACTGACTAATAAATATGCAAATTGATAAAGTAGCTTTTGGTGGTGGTTGTCATTGGTGTACAGAAGCTGTTTTTCAATCGTTAAAAGGAGTTGAAAAAGTAGAACAAGGTTGGGTATCTTCAAGTAATGAAAACAACACTTATTCAGAAGCAGTTATTGTACATTTCTACGCTGAATTAATATCACTAAAGCATTTAATTCAAGTGCATTTAGCGACGCATAAAAGTACGAGTAATCATTCTATGAGAAAAAAGTACAGATCTGCTATCTATATTTTTTCTGATGAACAAAAAATAGCGAGTAATGCTATTTTAGATGAAATTCAAAAACAAACAACAGCCAAAATAATAACACAAGTTTTACCTTTTTCTAAATTTAAACCATCTGATAGTCAGTTTCAAAACTATTACAAAAAGAACCCTCAAAAACCTTTTTGTAAAAAATACATTCTTCCAAAATTAGAGCTTATCTCTAATCAGTTTTCTGATAAAATTCTCGTAAAAAAGTAGAAATTATTTTCTTTGAATTATTTACAGTAACTTTAGATACAATAAACGAGTATTAACAGTTTATTATCTAAAAAGATCAGCCATACATGAAAAAAAGAAACAGTCTTTATGTAATTCCGCTTTTATTGTTGGGTGGAATTCTATGGGCAACCAACTATAATAAGTTAGAAAAAGAATACTCACCAATTAAAAATGCAGTTTTAACTTCTACTGAAAACGCAGATAATTTTACAAAAATGATGGATGTTTTAACACATCCAAGGTGTATGAATTGTCATCCAAGTGATAATGTTCCCAAACAAGGCATAGACAGTCATCCACATTATTTTGATATGAGAGGAGGTAAAGATGATCATGGGTTTGAAGCTACAAAATGTGCAACCTGTCATCAAAAAGAAAACAATAATTATTCAGGTGTACCAGGTGCTCCTCATTGGGGTTTAGCTCCACAATCTATGGCTTGGAAAGGCTTATCTAGAAAAGAAATTGCAGAAGTTATTTTAGACAAAAGCAAAAATGGTGGTAAAGATTTAAAAGGAGTAGAAAAACATTTAACAGAAGACGATTTGGTTTTATGGGCTTGGAATCCTGGTGTAAATGCTGCAGGAATTAAAAGAGAAAAACCACCAATTTCTGAAGAAGAATTTAAAAGAGTTGTTAAAGAGTGGATTGCAAA belongs to Polaribacter dokdonensis and includes:
- a CDS encoding protein adenylyltransferase SelO, encoding MKLNLKNTFLNNLPADKILENSRRQVTDAVYSFVTPKKTQQPEIIHVSQEMASELGITMEDTKTALFKNVFTGNEVYANTKPFAMCYGGHQFGNWAGQLGDGRAINLFEIEHQNKNWKVQLKGAGETPYSRTADGLAVLRSSIREYLCSEAMHHLGIATTRALSLSLSGDQVLRDVMYDGNPAYEKGAIISRISPSFLRFGNFEIFASRNDITNLKILTDYTIKHHFTHLGKPSKETYVQFFSEVANRTLDMIIDWQRVGFVHGVMNTDNMSILGLTIDYGPYGWLEGFDFGWTPNTTDRRNKRYRYGNQPNIGLWNLYQLANALYPLIEDAGPLEAILNQYKVDFEKKSLLMMKSKLGLFVSDEDDTNLIQELEDTLQLVETDMTIFFRNLSNFSNYKKGFKLIENAFYDLENISDDVHNRWNTWFKKYGERLAIERVSIDERKAKMDATNPKYVLRNYMAQLAIDDANNGDYTLIDELFQLLRNPFGEQPENEKWFAKRPEWARDKVGCSMLSCSS
- a CDS encoding DUF427 domain-containing protein, with translation MKAIWNNEIIAESNDTVVVENNHYFPEDSIKKDFFIPSTTRTTCPWKGEASYYTLMVNGKENKDAAWFYGRPFEAANNIKNRVAFWKGVKVTD
- a CDS encoding peptide-methionine (S)-S-oxide reductase yields the protein MQIDKVAFGGGCHWCTEAVFQSLKGVEKVEQGWVSSSNENNTYSEAVIVHFYAELISLKHLIQVHLATHKSTSNHSMRKKYRSAIYIFSDEQKIASNAILDEIQKQTTAKIITQVLPFSKFKPSDSQFQNYYKKNPQKPFCKKYILPKLELISNQFSDKILVKK